Proteins encoded together in one Drosophila albomicans strain 15112-1751.03 chromosome 2R, ASM965048v2, whole genome shotgun sequence window:
- the LOC117574278 gene encoding uncharacterized protein LOC117574278 isoform X1: MPDNSNKFCESNSNDIRIKIPAWINMAYFKKLLKRELSDFRKILNLSIIPATPPGESDGDCSTSSATSTSLLMRIIIDIEIKDGFTQQKSYIMKTMVANAEGIGFINTLNIFPKEKQMYELIIPQLEQLYHQHGKAVSFAPKCHLAENVNGRISMVLEDLRPKKFCNINRLKGFHQKQMHRVLQKLAEFHAASAVWYQHNGPYPEDFQRIYLPANYQRSMSYQVRVQSYKNAMATWGFTNPDQYASRIPTAERFVQSAARCFNCEPQEFKVLNHGDLWSGNILLNTTLACDIKDLRFVDFQRCRWGSPAQDLWELIICSAHHSLRIKQFDYFVRIYHTHLVQCLKLLNYSKPLPLLKELHMSMIKHGFWGYYTTFTHLVFILLPVDKEINLPKLMLPGEEGDRVRAKAYTNPLYVRAALSILPFLHRRGLLEF, from the exons ATGCCCGATAATAGTAACAAATTCTGTGAATCGAATTCAAATGATATACGCATCAAAATACCGGCATGGATCAATATGGCGTACTTCAAGAAGCTGCTCAAGCGAGAGCTCAGCGATTTTCGCAAGATACTGAATCTCTCCATAATACCAGCGACGCCTCCGGGCGAGAGTGACGGCGACTGCTCCACCTCCTCAGCCACTTCCACGTCTCTGTTAATGCGCATTATCATCGACATCGAAATTAAAG atgGCTTCACACAACAAAAGTCATACATTATGAAGACAATGGTGGCCAATGCCGAGGGCATTGGGTTCATCAACACCCTCAATATCTTCCCCAAGGAGAAACAGATGTATGAGCTAATCATACCCCAGTTGGAACAGCTCTATCATCAGCATGGCAAAGCGGTGTCATTCGCACCCAAATGTCACCTGGCGGAGAATGTGAATGGCCGCATCTCGATGGTGCTGGAAGATTTGCGACctaaaaagttttgcaataTCAATCGACTTAAGGGCTTCCATCAGAAGCAAATGCATCGCGTGCTCCAGAAGTTGGCTGAGTTTCATGCCGCCAGCGCCGTGTGGTATCAACACAATGGTCCCTATCCGGAGGACTTTCAACGCATCTATCTGCCGGCCAACTATCAGAGATCCATGTCGTATCAGGTGCGAGTGCAGAGCTACAAGAATGCAATGGCTACGTGGGGGTTTACGAATCCCGACCAATATGCGAGTCGTAtt CCCACGGCGGAGCGATTTGTGCAATCAGCAGCACGTTGCTTTAACTGTGAACCACAAGAATTTAAAGTACTTAATCATGGTGATCTGTGGTCTGGCAATATTCTTTTGAATACCACCTTAGCCTGTGATATCAAGGATCTACGTTTCGTGGACTTTCAACGCTGTCGCTGGGGCAGTCCCGCTCAGGATCTTTGGGAACTAATTATCTGTTCCGCACATCACAGTCTGCGAATCAAACAATTCGATTATTTTGTTCGAATCTATCACACACATCTTGTGCAGTGTCTAAAACTGCTCAATTACAGCAAACCTCTGCCCCTGCTCAAGGAACTACACATGAGCATGATCAAACATGGTTTCTGGG GTTATTATACGACCTTCACGCATCTGGTGTTCATACTTTTGCCAGTCGACAAGGAAATTAATCTACCGAAATTAATGCTGCCCGGCGAGGAGGGAGATCGAGTTCGCGCCAAGGCATATACGAATCCTCTTTATGTTCGGGCAGCCCTTAGTATATTACCATTTCTGCATAGGCGTGGTCTTctagaattttaa
- the LOC117574278 gene encoding uncharacterized protein LOC117574278 isoform X2: MKTMVANAEGIGFINTLNIFPKEKQMYELIIPQLEQLYHQHGKAVSFAPKCHLAENVNGRISMVLEDLRPKKFCNINRLKGFHQKQMHRVLQKLAEFHAASAVWYQHNGPYPEDFQRIYLPANYQRSMSYQVRVQSYKNAMATWGFTNPDQYASRIPTAERFVQSAARCFNCEPQEFKVLNHGDLWSGNILLNTTLACDIKDLRFVDFQRCRWGSPAQDLWELIICSAHHSLRIKQFDYFVRIYHTHLVQCLKLLNYSKPLPLLKELHMSMIKHGFWGYYTTFTHLVFILLPVDKEINLPKLMLPGEEGDRVRAKAYTNPLYVRAALSILPFLHRRGLLEF, encoded by the exons ATGAAGACAATGGTGGCCAATGCCGAGGGCATTGGGTTCATCAACACCCTCAATATCTTCCCCAAGGAGAAACAGATGTATGAGCTAATCATACCCCAGTTGGAACAGCTCTATCATCAGCATGGCAAAGCGGTGTCATTCGCACCCAAATGTCACCTGGCGGAGAATGTGAATGGCCGCATCTCGATGGTGCTGGAAGATTTGCGACctaaaaagttttgcaataTCAATCGACTTAAGGGCTTCCATCAGAAGCAAATGCATCGCGTGCTCCAGAAGTTGGCTGAGTTTCATGCCGCCAGCGCCGTGTGGTATCAACACAATGGTCCCTATCCGGAGGACTTTCAACGCATCTATCTGCCGGCCAACTATCAGAGATCCATGTCGTATCAGGTGCGAGTGCAGAGCTACAAGAATGCAATGGCTACGTGGGGGTTTACGAATCCCGACCAATATGCGAGTCGTAtt CCCACGGCGGAGCGATTTGTGCAATCAGCAGCACGTTGCTTTAACTGTGAACCACAAGAATTTAAAGTACTTAATCATGGTGATCTGTGGTCTGGCAATATTCTTTTGAATACCACCTTAGCCTGTGATATCAAGGATCTACGTTTCGTGGACTTTCAACGCTGTCGCTGGGGCAGTCCCGCTCAGGATCTTTGGGAACTAATTATCTGTTCCGCACATCACAGTCTGCGAATCAAACAATTCGATTATTTTGTTCGAATCTATCACACACATCTTGTGCAGTGTCTAAAACTGCTCAATTACAGCAAACCTCTGCCCCTGCTCAAGGAACTACACATGAGCATGATCAAACATGGTTTCTGGG GTTATTATACGACCTTCACGCATCTGGTGTTCATACTTTTGCCAGTCGACAAGGAAATTAATCTACCGAAATTAATGCTGCCCGGCGAGGAGGGAGATCGAGTTCGCGCCAAGGCATATACGAATCCTCTTTATGTTCGGGCAGCCCTTAGTATATTACCATTTCTGCATAGGCGTGGTCTTctagaattttaa